From one Syntrophorhabdaceae bacterium genomic stretch:
- a CDS encoding transcriptional regulator, with the protein MKIKPIRTKTDYDAALKEIERLFHAKPGTDEADRLEVLTTLTEAYEEKHYAIPLPDPIEAILYHMESRGLSRRDLESFIGSRARVSEVLNRKRPLTMEMIRNLHSGLGISAEVLIQPYRTLKDAA; encoded by the coding sequence AAATCAAACCAATAAGGACAAAAACCGATTACGATGCCGCACTCAAAGAGATTGAGCGGCTCTTTCACGCGAAGCCCGGTACGGATGAAGCAGATCGTCTTGAGGTTCTAACAACCCTCACGGAAGCCTATGAGGAAAAGCATTACGCGATTCCTCTTCCCGACCCCATTGAAGCTATTTTGTACCATATGGAAAGCCGTGGTCTCTCACGGCGGGATTTGGAGTCCTTTATCGGAAGTCGCGCACGTGTCTCTGAAGTCCTTAATCGAAAACGCCCCCTTACCATGGAGATGATTCGAAACCTTCATAGTGGTCTGGGTATTTCGGCTGAAGTGCTGATTCAACCGTACCGAACTCTCAAGGATGCGGCATAG